One Pararhizobium sp. IMCC3301 DNA segment encodes these proteins:
- the rnr gene encoding ribonuclease R: MAKKHSTDFDHLPGKDDILRFVADNPGRSGKREIAKAFGVKGANRIGLKRLLAEMADDGTLVRRRKKLNRPGEVPAVTVLQIFGRDADGELLARPASWDESEDGPTPLVLLVRSSRDKGPAPGVGDRVLTKLTAESDARPDQPSHTGKVIRVLEKERGPILGILGTDSDGNFRLIPIDKKQKETLIHADDAVKAKKGDLISVRIDRPGRHGTPVARILDVIGDMTNEKAVSAIALHAHNIPHVFPQRVLDEAEAAKAAPLKGREDWRNVPLVTIDPADAKDHDDAVFAEADTDPANPDGCIVTVAIADVSWYVRPDTALDSEALLRGNSVYFPDRVVPMLPERISNDLCSLREGVDRPALAVKMVFDAAGHKKTHSFHRIMMRSAARLSYQQAQSAIDGQTDAKTAPILETILQPLWQAYSIALKGRDARGPLDLNLPERKILLKPDGTVDRVLVPDRLEAHKLIEEFMIQANVAAAESLEAKKSALVYRVHESPSMDKLESLREFLRSLEITLSRSGNLRPHHFNDILARVADTEHEIVVNQVVLRSQSQAAYSPANLGHFGLNLRRYAHFTSPIRRYADLIVHRALVSALGLDEGGMLAGFESRLEEIAADISAAERRAMLAERDTTDRLIAAHLADQIGARFHGQISGVTKVGLFVKLDETGADGFIPISKLGKDYFFYDEARHALIGEKSRERYRIGDKVEVKLVEAAPIAGALRFEMLTEGTKTDGKPNRNTDRKPGRKTAVKTGKNRKSRRQKPGTAPSRS, from the coding sequence TTGGCGAAAAAGCACAGCACGGATTTCGATCACCTGCCCGGCAAGGATGATATTCTGCGCTTTGTCGCAGACAATCCCGGCCGGTCTGGAAAGCGGGAAATTGCAAAGGCTTTCGGCGTCAAGGGCGCCAACCGGATCGGCCTCAAACGGCTGCTTGCCGAAATGGCTGACGATGGCACGCTGGTCCGGCGCCGCAAAAAGCTCAACCGTCCCGGTGAAGTACCTGCTGTAACCGTCTTGCAGATATTCGGCCGCGATGCTGATGGCGAATTGCTCGCCAGACCCGCCAGTTGGGACGAGTCCGAGGATGGCCCTACCCCGCTGGTGCTGCTGGTCCGCAGTTCCCGCGACAAAGGCCCGGCACCGGGCGTCGGCGACCGGGTGCTGACAAAACTGACCGCAGAAAGCGATGCCCGGCCTGATCAGCCGAGCCATACCGGCAAAGTCATCCGCGTTCTGGAAAAGGAACGCGGTCCCATCCTGGGCATTCTTGGCACCGACAGTGACGGAAATTTCCGGCTGATCCCGATCGACAAGAAGCAGAAGGAAACGCTCATCCATGCCGACGATGCGGTAAAGGCGAAAAAGGGCGATTTGATTTCCGTGCGGATTGACCGACCCGGCCGCCATGGTACGCCTGTTGCCCGCATTCTGGACGTCATTGGCGACATGACCAATGAGAAAGCTGTCAGCGCCATAGCGCTGCATGCACACAATATCCCGCACGTCTTCCCGCAGCGCGTTCTGGACGAAGCGGAAGCTGCCAAAGCCGCGCCTTTGAAAGGCCGCGAGGACTGGCGCAATGTTCCGCTCGTCACCATCGATCCGGCAGATGCCAAGGATCACGATGATGCGGTCTTCGCCGAAGCCGACACCGACCCGGCCAATCCCGACGGCTGCATTGTAACCGTCGCCATCGCCGATGTGTCCTGGTATGTCCGGCCTGACACGGCGCTTGACAGCGAAGCCCTGCTGCGCGGCAATTCGGTGTATTTCCCCGACCGCGTCGTGCCGATGTTGCCGGAGCGCATCTCCAATGATCTGTGTTCGCTGCGCGAAGGTGTCGACAGGCCCGCCCTTGCGGTGAAAATGGTGTTCGATGCGGCTGGCCACAAGAAAACTCACAGCTTTCACCGGATCATGATGCGCTCTGCGGCGCGGTTGTCCTACCAGCAGGCGCAAAGCGCAATTGATGGTCAGACCGATGCGAAAACCGCGCCCATTCTGGAGACCATCCTGCAACCACTCTGGCAGGCCTATTCAATTGCTCTGAAAGGCCGTGATGCGCGCGGTCCGCTGGATTTGAACCTGCCGGAACGCAAAATTCTGCTCAAGCCCGACGGCACTGTGGACAGGGTATTGGTACCGGACCGGCTGGAGGCCCACAAGCTCATTGAAGAATTCATGATTCAGGCCAATGTTGCGGCAGCGGAAAGTCTTGAAGCCAAAAAATCAGCGCTGGTCTACCGGGTTCACGAATCCCCCTCAATGGACAAGCTTGAATCTCTGCGTGAATTTCTGCGCTCACTGGAAATCACGCTCAGCAGAAGCGGCAATCTGCGGCCGCATCATTTCAACGATATTCTTGCCCGTGTCGCCGACACCGAACATGAAATCGTTGTCAATCAGGTGGTGTTGAGATCCCAGAGCCAGGCCGCCTACAGCCCGGCCAATCTCGGTCATTTTGGCCTCAACCTGCGGCGCTACGCCCATTTCACCTCACCGATCAGACGCTACGCCGATCTCATTGTGCATCGCGCCCTGGTCAGCGCGCTGGGCCTCGACGAAGGTGGTATGCTGGCAGGCTTTGAATCCCGTCTGGAAGAGATCGCAGCCGATATTTCCGCCGCCGAACGCCGCGCCATGCTGGCGGAGCGAGACACCACCGACCGTCTCATTGCCGCCCATCTGGCAGACCAGATCGGTGCACGTTTCCACGGCCAGATTTCCGGTGTCACCAAGGTCGGCCTGTTTGTCAAACTCGATGAAACCGGCGCGGACGGCTTCATTCCGATTTCGAAACTCGGCAAGGATTATTTCTTCTACGACGAAGCCCGGCACGCGCTGATTGGTGAAAAGAGCCGGGAACGCTATCGCATTGGCGACAAGGTTGAGGTAAAACTTGTGGAGGCGGCTCCAATCGCTGGTGCCCTGCGGTTTGAAATGCTCACCGAAGGCACCAAAACTGACGGCAAGCCAAACCGCAACACAGACCGAAAACCGGGTCGCAAAACAGCTGTTAAAACTGGCAAAAATCGCAAATCGCGCCGTCAAAAGCCCGGCACAGCACCATCTCGCAGCTAG
- a CDS encoding DUF983 domain-containing protein produces the protein MSSLNITTPLHHAQLDKRAIWPAMRKGLAGKCPKCGTGKLFYRYLKVNDHCGHCQEELFHERADDAPPYLTIFIVGHIVVAAMLIVEKTYRPELWIHMALWVPLTIALSLWMLQPLKGATIGLQWANRMHGFGAETDSDAIPQQ, from the coding sequence ATGAGCAGTTTGAACATCACCACACCGCTTCACCATGCACAGCTGGACAAGCGCGCCATCTGGCCTGCAATGAGAAAAGGGCTGGCGGGCAAGTGCCCGAAATGCGGGACCGGAAAGCTGTTTTACAGATATCTCAAAGTCAATGATCACTGCGGCCATTGCCAAGAGGAATTGTTTCATGAAAGGGCCGATGACGCGCCACCCTATTTGACGATTTTCATCGTCGGCCATATCGTGGTCGCAGCGATGCTGATTGTGGAGAAAACATATCGCCCTGAATTATGGATACACATGGCGCTCTGGGTGCCTTTGACGATAGCGCTGAGTCTGTGGATGTTGCAGCCTCTGAAAGGCGCAACCATTGGCCTGCAATGGGCCAACCGGATGCATGGCTTTGGCGCAGAAACCGACAGTGATGCCATCCCGCAGCAATAA
- a CDS encoding NUDIX domain-containing protein codes for MPSRSNNASPGDAPADSVAETKDHERSHPVLKPRPAGTLLILDEQNGRPHVLMGRRHKAHTFMPGVFVFPGGRVDRPDNHAPYHADLTDATMARLMASGQASLATDRRARAFALAAIRETYEEVGMLIGRSASAPIATSNTLWQPFLGHGQLPDLAALRYVARAVTPPGLVRRYDTRFFTVSRAAISAQLPDSPTNELSDLTWVPFDRVDQFNIPRITGMILQDVRERLAREGTLDLSDNVAVPVYSMRYGKRRRLLI; via the coding sequence ATGCCATCCCGCAGCAATAATGCCAGCCCCGGCGATGCGCCTGCCGATTCGGTCGCCGAGACAAAAGATCACGAGCGTTCGCATCCCGTCCTGAAACCCAGACCGGCGGGAACGCTGCTGATTCTGGATGAGCAGAATGGGCGGCCTCATGTTTTGATGGGACGACGCCACAAGGCACATACTTTCATGCCGGGCGTCTTCGTGTTTCCCGGCGGCCGTGTTGATCGGCCTGACAATCATGCCCCCTATCACGCCGATCTGACGGATGCGACGATGGCGCGTCTGATGGCGTCAGGACAAGCCAGTCTGGCGACAGACCGGCGTGCCCGAGCTTTCGCACTGGCGGCCATTCGTGAGACCTATGAAGAGGTCGGCATGTTGATCGGCCGGTCAGCGAGTGCGCCGATAGCGACGTCAAATACCCTGTGGCAGCCGTTTCTCGGCCACGGGCAACTGCCTGATCTGGCTGCGTTGCGCTATGTGGCGCGGGCCGTCACACCGCCCGGCCTGGTGCGGCGCTACGATACACGGTTTTTCACAGTCAGCCGTGCCGCCATCAGCGCGCAATTGCCGGACAGCCCGACCAATGAGCTGTCAGATCTGACCTGGGTTCCGTTTGACCGGGTCGACCAATTCAATATCCCGAGGATCACAGGGATGATTCTCCAGGATGTCAGAGAACGCCTTGCCCGCGAAGGAACGCTGGATTTGTCGGATAACGTGGCCGTGCCGGTCTATTCCATGCGATATGGCAAGCGCAGGCGTCTCCTTATCTAG
- the rpmG gene encoding 50S ribosomal protein L33 — protein MAKATTIKVRLVSTADTGYFYVAKKNSRTMTEKLTQRKYDPVVRKHVDFKEAKIK, from the coding sequence ATGGCAAAGGCCACCACCATAAAAGTTCGTCTCGTCAGCACCGCCGACACCGGCTATTTCTACGTTGCGAAGAAGAACTCGCGCACCATGACCGAGAAGCTGACCCAGCGGAAATACGATCCCGTGGTTCGCAAGCATGTGGACTTCAAGGAAGCCAAAATCAAATAA
- a CDS encoding L,D-transpeptidase, with product MLSRRQLLAAGAALAAGSAGLRSAEAHKAGEKYVLPEKFMPRLVSMRQRFEPGTIDVFPDQYWLFLHLSGRKALRYSVGVGRGNLYHSGAFFVGAKKEWPEWTPTPDMIRRDPDQYAKHADGMAGGINNPLGARALYLFTKEKGDTFLRIHGTNDPRTIGVAVSNGCARLVNDQVVELYDKVPEGTRVVLHPKSGMGPVHS from the coding sequence ATGCTGAGTCGTCGTCAATTGCTGGCAGCAGGGGCTGCGCTGGCAGCGGGTTCCGCAGGGCTGAGGTCTGCCGAAGCACATAAGGCGGGAGAAAAATACGTTCTGCCGGAAAAATTCATGCCCCGTCTGGTGTCCATGCGCCAACGTTTTGAACCCGGCACGATTGATGTTTTCCCTGACCAATACTGGTTGTTTCTGCATCTGAGCGGCCGCAAAGCGCTGCGTTACAGCGTCGGCGTCGGGCGCGGAAACCTGTATCACTCAGGCGCTTTCTTTGTCGGCGCCAAAAAAGAGTGGCCGGAGTGGACACCAACACCCGACATGATTCGACGCGATCCGGATCAATACGCCAAACATGCAGATGGTATGGCGGGTGGTATCAACAATCCGCTGGGTGCCCGGGCGCTCTATCTGTTCACGAAGGAAAAGGGCGATACGTTTCTGCGGATTCACGGAACCAACGATCCGCGAACCATCGGTGTTGCGGTTTCCAACGGGTGTGCGCGGCTGGTCAACGACCAGGTCGTCGAGCTTTATGATAAGGTCCCCGAGGGTACGCGGGTCGTGCTCCATCCGAAATCCGGAATGGGTCCTGTCCATTCGTGA
- a CDS encoding PleD family two-component system response regulator, with protein sequence MSIRVLAVDDIQANLKLLSARLTAEYYSVKSLTNGLEALDYCRNNQVDVVLLDVVMPGLDGFETCRALKSDPATRDIPIILLTALKDDASRIKGLNAGADDFLSKPVNDVALISRIRNLASQKQALEDMRTHSINALRRVSNQDENIDGFTEDAESFDDGRNGQILVFDDDPITAEKITRSLAAEQAIKTVLAEEDASAALHSCDWDAVIIGLSNTSSDPLAFLSRLKAPLEFRHLPTLVVAKPEDEKRLQRSFELGATNYVVTPYQERELAARMRREVWRHRMLRELRLEMENTLELAVIDPLTGLQNRRFLERQMATLIDQSLRYQRDLSVMIMDIDKFKTINDIHGHAVGDVVLKEVSHRIRRSLRGSDLACRFGGEEFVCVLAETELDVAVLAAERLRREIESVPFIINDDGSQVKVTASFGITQFTGRHDSSVAMLKRADEALYRAKEAGRNQVISKAA encoded by the coding sequence ATGTCGATACGCGTTTTGGCAGTGGATGATATTCAGGCAAACCTGAAGCTTTTGTCAGCTCGGCTGACAGCAGAATATTATTCGGTAAAATCTCTGACCAACGGGTTGGAGGCACTGGATTATTGCCGCAACAACCAGGTTGATGTGGTGTTGCTGGATGTGGTTATGCCCGGCCTTGACGGTTTTGAAACCTGCCGCGCCCTGAAATCCGATCCTGCAACCCGGGATATTCCGATCATTCTGTTGACGGCGTTGAAGGATGATGCATCGCGGATCAAGGGCCTGAATGCCGGGGCCGACGATTTTCTTTCCAAGCCGGTCAATGATGTTGCGCTGATCAGCCGGATTCGCAATCTGGCCTCGCAGAAACAGGCGCTGGAAGACATGCGCACCCACAGCATAAATGCGCTTCGCCGTGTCTCGAACCAAGACGAGAATATTGACGGTTTTACCGAGGACGCTGAATCTTTTGATGATGGCCGCAACGGCCAGATTCTGGTGTTTGATGATGATCCGATAACGGCTGAAAAAATCACCAGAAGCCTGGCGGCGGAGCAGGCCATAAAGACGGTCCTGGCCGAGGAGGACGCTTCTGCGGCGTTGCATTCATGTGACTGGGATGCTGTCATTATCGGGCTTTCCAACACCTCATCGGACCCGCTTGCGTTTCTGTCCCGACTGAAGGCCCCTCTGGAGTTTCGCCACCTGCCCACTCTTGTTGTGGCGAAACCGGAGGATGAAAAACGGCTGCAACGCAGTTTTGAACTGGGGGCGACGAATTATGTTGTGACGCCCTATCAGGAGCGTGAGTTGGCAGCCCGCATGCGCCGCGAAGTCTGGCGTCACCGGATGCTGCGCGAATTGCGCCTGGAAATGGAAAACACATTGGAGCTTGCGGTCATCGACCCGTTGACCGGGCTGCAGAACAGGCGTTTTCTGGAACGCCAGATGGCGACGCTGATTGACCAGTCGCTACGCTATCAGCGCGATCTGTCCGTGATGATCATGGATATCGATAAATTCAAGACCATCAACGACATTCACGGCCATGCCGTTGGCGATGTTGTTCTGAAAGAGGTTTCGCATCGCATCCGGCGCAGTCTGCGCGGATCGGATCTGGCCTGCCGGTTTGGCGGCGAGGAATTTGTCTGCGTGCTGGCGGAAACCGAACTGGATGTGGCGGTGCTGGCGGCCGAGCGTCTGCGCCGGGAAATTGAGTCGGTGCCTTTCATCATTAATGATGACGGATCGCAGGTTAAAGTAACAGCAAGTTTCGGCATCACCCAGTTCACCGGGCGCCATGATTCCTCTGTAGCCATGCTGAAGCGCGCCGATGAAGCTTTGTACCGCGCCAAAGAGGCCGGCCGCAATCAGGTGATCTCAAAAGCCGCCTGA
- a CDS encoding response regulator produces MTQSILIVEDNELNMKLFNDLLEAHGYNTLQSRNGIEAFELVRQHRPDLVLMDIQLPEVSGLEVIKWLKEDEDLREIPVIAITAFAMKGDEDRIREAGCEAYLSKPISVANFLDVVTQYLPAATG; encoded by the coding sequence ATGACACAGAGCATACTCATTGTAGAAGACAACGAACTGAACATGAAGCTGTTCAATGATCTTCTTGAAGCCCATGGCTACAATACGTTGCAAAGCCGCAACGGAATCGAGGCATTTGAACTTGTAAGGCAGCACAGGCCGGATCTGGTTCTGATGGATATCCAGCTTCCCGAGGTCTCGGGGCTGGAGGTGATCAAATGGCTGAAAGAAGACGAGGATCTGCGTGAAATTCCGGTGATTGCTATCACCGCTTTTGCCATGAAGGGAGACGAGGACCGAATTCGTGAAGCTGGCTGTGAGGCATATCTTTCCAAGCCTATCTCAGTCGCAAATTTTTTGGATGTGGTAACCCAGTATCTGCCTGCTGCGACCGGTTAG
- a CDS encoding DUF3572 domain-containing protein, whose protein sequence is MKHKANFERTNRESAEATAVQALGFLAQDKFVLERFLSVTGIAPDRVRQAAATPGFLAGVLDYIMQNESLLLTFSANHNVDAETIVAAHRCLCGPNSE, encoded by the coding sequence ATGAAACATAAAGCCAACTTTGAGCGCACTAACCGCGAAAGTGCTGAAGCCACGGCTGTTCAGGCACTCGGGTTTCTGGCGCAGGACAAGTTCGTTTTGGAACGTTTTCTGTCGGTCACCGGGATAGCCCCGGACAGGGTTCGGCAAGCCGCCGCCACACCGGGTTTTCTGGCCGGCGTCCTCGACTATATTATGCAGAACGAATCGTTGCTGCTGACATTTTCTGCCAATCATAACGTTGATGCTGAGACCATCGTCGCTGCTCACAGATGTCTGTGCGGACCAAATTCCGAATAG